The Edaphobacter sp. 12200R-103 genome contains a region encoding:
- a CDS encoding YncE family protein, with amino-acid sequence MSDSSKRQRAVLLASLSIALLPLGCRHSGFPEVPAGYREYAYVTNGKSNTVSVLDLVNLRADRTLRVGDNPTGIAANPRRNEIYVVNTKSGTVSVIDASSNSVVATIPVHRQPYFISVDAAGGRAYVANSGSNSVSVIDLDKRHEIAAVGAGEQPGLARVSPDMRSVVVSNRSSGSVSIYSAAPYASPQNLESGSPEAPQPVPRLGEGPALQFRATFPGCPGATDVAILPDSSKAFIACSGGHQVMVISLAAAPGSWAARQDPAATSDHLLTMLDVGNTPVHLAVKPDGGEIFTANFDSDSISEIDTWNNQVLGTYMIGNKPVHGVITRDSSTLWVADFASDLVSVYSIDDGHLVTTVHTGSAPDALAFSADEHILLAVDAHSGDVAVIRTQGKQGAALFTMLPAGSSPNAIAIKAIQPTH; translated from the coding sequence GTGTCCGATTCCTCAAAACGCCAGCGAGCAGTCCTGCTTGCATCGCTCTCGATTGCCCTTTTGCCGCTGGGTTGCCGCCATAGCGGCTTTCCCGAGGTTCCAGCCGGCTATCGCGAATACGCCTACGTTACCAATGGAAAATCGAATACAGTCAGTGTCCTTGACCTGGTAAACCTGCGGGCAGACAGGACGCTGCGGGTCGGCGACAACCCTACCGGAATTGCAGCCAATCCCCGGCGCAATGAGATTTACGTGGTCAATACAAAGTCCGGCACCGTAAGCGTGATCGACGCATCCAGCAACAGCGTCGTCGCTACCATTCCCGTCCATCGCCAGCCGTACTTTATCAGTGTGGATGCTGCCGGAGGGCGAGCCTACGTGGCCAACTCCGGGTCCAATTCGGTCAGCGTGATCGACCTGGACAAGCGGCACGAGATCGCCGCCGTAGGCGCCGGCGAACAACCAGGCCTGGCGCGCGTCTCTCCCGATATGCGCTCGGTCGTGGTCTCCAACCGCAGTTCGGGCAGTGTCTCCATCTACAGCGCCGCGCCCTATGCCAGTCCACAGAACCTCGAATCCGGCTCGCCTGAGGCTCCTCAGCCGGTCCCCCGGCTGGGTGAAGGCCCGGCGCTCCAATTTCGTGCCACCTTTCCGGGATGTCCCGGGGCTACAGACGTCGCCATCCTTCCGGATTCCTCCAAGGCCTTCATTGCCTGTTCGGGTGGCCACCAGGTCATGGTGATCTCGCTGGCTGCCGCTCCAGGATCATGGGCGGCACGCCAGGACCCAGCCGCTACATCGGACCATCTCCTTACCATGCTCGATGTGGGCAATACGCCGGTCCATCTTGCAGTCAAGCCGGACGGCGGTGAGATCTTCACCGCTAACTTCGACTCCGACTCCATCTCCGAGATCGACACCTGGAACAACCAGGTCCTTGGAACCTACATGATTGGCAATAAGCCGGTGCACGGCGTTATCACGCGCGACAGCTCCACGCTCTGGGTCGCCGACTTTGCCTCGGATCTCGTCAGCGTCTACAGCATTGACGATGGCCATCTGGTCACGACGGTCCACACCGGCTCTGCTCCTGACGCGCTGGCTTTCTCGGCGGACGAGCATATTCTGCTAGCCGTCGATGCCCATTCCGGAGACGTCGCCGTCATCCGGACACAGGGCAAACAGGGCGCGGCCCTCTTTACGATGCTGCCTGCCGGCTCCTCCCCAAACGCCATCGCGATCAAGGCGATCCAGCCGACGCATTAA
- a CDS encoding cytochrome c biogenesis protein, giving the protein MARSSTSRNFALIWLAATIVVLVIGFRQAIFIAPPEATMGDLHRIFYYHFAHAILGLVFPYLNLIASVAFLYYKRRDPLKALGADAFAVASAEITVLYVGITLATGMLWGKPAWGIWWTWDPRLTSELILWLLYISYLLLRRLSPTGQTPTLAAVLSVFAAIDVPIVFMSIEWWRTQHPQPVFGPNGGGIAPQFVPAVLWNLAGWTMWGIFLIGLRFAIERRRQIADQEAALQALEASLETPQ; this is encoded by the coding sequence GTGGCGCGCTCCTCCACTTCTCGCAACTTTGCCCTGATCTGGCTCGCAGCCACGATTGTGGTGCTCGTGATCGGCTTTCGCCAGGCGATCTTCATCGCTCCGCCGGAAGCGACGATGGGGGATCTCCACCGCATCTTCTATTACCATTTCGCACACGCGATCCTCGGACTGGTCTTCCCCTACCTCAACCTCATCGCCTCGGTCGCCTTTCTCTACTACAAGCGCAGAGATCCTTTGAAAGCTCTTGGAGCAGATGCTTTCGCAGTAGCCTCAGCCGAGATTACCGTTCTCTACGTCGGCATTACCCTTGCTACAGGGATGCTATGGGGCAAACCCGCCTGGGGAATCTGGTGGACATGGGATCCGCGGCTTACCTCTGAGCTAATCCTCTGGCTGCTCTATATCAGCTACCTCCTGCTGCGTCGCCTCTCGCCAACCGGGCAGACACCGACACTTGCCGCCGTCCTTTCCGTCTTCGCCGCGATTGATGTTCCTATCGTCTTCATGTCCATCGAATGGTGGCGCACACAACATCCGCAACCCGTCTTTGGACCCAATGGAGGTGGTATCGCTCCTCAGTTCGTTCCCGCGGTCCTCTGGAACCTGGCCGGGTGGACGATGTGGGGAATCTTCCTCATCGGACTTCGCTTCGCAATCGAGCGCCGCCGCCAGATTGCCGATCAGGAAGCTGCGCTTCAGGCCCTTGAAGCCTCGCTCGAAACCCCACAGTAG
- a CDS encoding heme exporter protein CcmB has protein sequence MHLRKDLRLEWRSRDSINGMLFFVLLMVVVFSIAFDPAAYPTTARQISGGLLWVALLFASMTTLNQSWAREQRNQVIEAQRMAPSPASSFFVGKALANMVFVLVVEAILSPIFVIFFNLHILGNAWLLALILPLGTWALVVNGTFFAALGLRARNRELLLPLILLPLSIPAILMMVQATTGVITAELDPLYVRSWITQLAGYDIIYTTVCILLFDTILNAE, from the coding sequence ATGCACCTGCGTAAGGATCTCCGGCTCGAGTGGCGGTCGCGGGATTCCATCAACGGCATGCTGTTTTTTGTGCTGTTAATGGTGGTCGTCTTCTCCATCGCCTTCGACCCGGCGGCCTATCCGACCACCGCCCGGCAGATCTCCGGTGGCCTGCTCTGGGTTGCCCTTCTCTTCGCCTCGATGACGACACTGAACCAGTCCTGGGCGCGCGAACAACGCAATCAAGTGATAGAAGCCCAACGCATGGCTCCTTCCCCTGCCTCATCGTTCTTCGTGGGCAAAGCGCTCGCGAATATGGTGTTCGTCCTCGTCGTTGAAGCTATCCTGAGCCCCATCTTCGTCATCTTCTTCAACCTGCATATATTAGGAAACGCCTGGCTCCTTGCTTTGATCCTCCCGCTCGGAACCTGGGCACTGGTCGTCAACGGAACCTTCTTCGCCGCACTCGGTCTGAGAGCCCGCAACCGCGAGCTTCTGCTTCCCCTGATCCTTCTACCACTCTCGATTCCGGCTATCCTCATGATGGTGCAGGCCACTACAGGTGTTATCACGGCCGAACTCGACCCTCTGTATGTCCGCTCCTGGATTACCCAGCTCGCCGGCTACGACATCATCTACACCACCGTCTGCATTCTGCTGTTCGACACGATCCTTAACGCCGAATAA
- a CDS encoding PP2C family protein-serine/threonine phosphatase, with protein sequence MQTGKETSRLISILQKVPRGLPGAVFWLAVWFCFLFLLRLIPGTTGAFFTVVQILVGIALGATAIPLFVRFVRQRMLWSLRNKLVVTYLLIGLAPVVLFVTLVLISAYVAAGQFAIHLADSRMQEEVAQMSSDNGHRVELAVRIAQGDQLPAAILSRGEVTAIDLSRRMIPVESSVYINGAPTMLGSHRGKTPLGLPPWASEIKGGQFSGLVLDGADLYLVAINQRRMNDGRMLSLVTSLIVDKQVMDMISAGLGRAQLFTERLGAGDSKNDQASRAQSSSAGSQFDERRRRRENSVTGGMQIPAANLADIQVHFLSTLGVTDWSNGERDNVLIKVDSRPSLLYNQLFGSSLGGLVTDAYKTGLVVLCLLFALLELVALVMAIRLSRTMTASVSGLYEATQRIDQGNFSHRIAVTRQDQLAELSRSFNTMTGSLQRLLEEQKEKERLQNELSIAQEVQANLFPRQITSLPTLELHGVCRPARSVSGDYYDFLIFHEAAHNGHVSRMETGVGIAIGDISGKGISAALLMATLHSAVRAYRFASEELVFSESAVAGLLANRDDMGADCDELFQSPGRILSLLNRHLYRSTQPEKYATLFLAHYDSKSALLTYSNAGQLPPLVLGRDGSVRRLDRGGTVVGLMDGMRYEEDRFQMRPGDILVGYSDGVTEPENDFGEFGEERMIEVIRRYRDEPLHVISSQVMQALDAWIGAEEQPDDITLVLARQV encoded by the coding sequence ATGCAGACCGGTAAGGAGACGTCACGGCTGATTTCAATACTTCAGAAGGTCCCCCGGGGCCTGCCTGGCGCCGTCTTTTGGCTCGCCGTTTGGTTCTGCTTCCTGTTTCTGCTGCGCCTCATCCCGGGAACCACGGGTGCGTTCTTTACCGTCGTCCAGATTCTCGTCGGAATCGCTCTTGGGGCGACCGCAATTCCTCTGTTCGTCCGTTTCGTCCGGCAGCGCATGCTTTGGAGTCTGCGCAACAAGCTTGTCGTTACCTATCTTTTGATAGGGCTTGCTCCGGTCGTTCTCTTTGTCACCCTGGTCCTGATCTCCGCCTACGTCGCGGCAGGCCAGTTTGCCATTCACCTCGCCGACTCCCGCATGCAGGAGGAGGTGGCCCAGATGAGCAGCGACAACGGACATCGCGTCGAGCTGGCCGTGCGCATTGCCCAGGGAGACCAGCTTCCCGCGGCCATCCTGAGCCGAGGCGAGGTGACCGCCATCGACCTTTCCCGCAGGATGATCCCTGTAGAAAGCTCCGTCTATATCAACGGCGCACCCACCATGCTGGGTTCCCACCGCGGAAAGACTCCTCTCGGCCTTCCTCCATGGGCATCGGAGATCAAGGGCGGCCAGTTCAGCGGACTGGTCCTCGACGGCGCCGATCTGTACCTTGTCGCCATCAATCAACGCCGGATGAACGATGGTCGTATGCTTAGCCTCGTCACCAGCCTGATCGTGGACAAGCAGGTAATGGATATGATCTCTGCCGGCCTGGGACGGGCGCAGCTCTTTACCGAAAGGCTTGGAGCCGGCGACAGTAAAAATGATCAGGCCTCGCGAGCGCAGTCTTCTTCGGCCGGCTCACAGTTCGACGAGCGCCGTCGCCGCCGCGAAAACTCTGTGACCGGCGGCATGCAGATTCCTGCGGCGAATCTTGCCGATATCCAGGTTCACTTCCTCTCGACGCTTGGCGTTACAGACTGGTCCAACGGCGAGCGCGACAATGTGCTCATCAAGGTCGATTCCAGACCGTCGCTGCTCTATAACCAACTCTTCGGATCATCGCTCGGCGGCCTTGTAACAGATGCCTACAAGACAGGGCTGGTTGTGCTCTGCCTGCTCTTCGCGTTACTGGAACTGGTGGCGCTGGTGATGGCGATTCGTCTGAGCAGGACCATGACGGCGTCGGTCTCGGGCCTCTATGAAGCGACCCAGAGAATCGACCAGGGAAATTTCAGTCACCGGATCGCCGTGACACGGCAGGACCAACTGGCGGAGCTGAGCCGGTCCTTCAATACGATGACGGGTTCGCTGCAGAGACTCCTTGAGGAGCAGAAAGAGAAGGAGAGGCTGCAGAACGAGCTCTCTATCGCCCAGGAGGTACAGGCGAACCTGTTTCCTCGGCAGATCACAAGCCTTCCCACGCTTGAGCTGCATGGCGTCTGCCGTCCTGCACGCTCGGTCAGCGGAGATTACTACGACTTCCTGATCTTCCACGAAGCAGCGCACAATGGCCACGTCAGCCGCATGGAGACCGGCGTGGGCATCGCGATCGGCGATATCAGCGGTAAGGGAATCTCGGCAGCGCTGCTGATGGCGACCCTGCACTCCGCCGTTCGCGCATACCGGTTCGCCAGCGAGGAGCTGGTCTTCAGCGAATCGGCGGTCGCCGGTCTCCTGGCAAATCGCGATGATATGGGAGCGGACTGCGATGAGCTGTTCCAATCGCCCGGACGCATTCTGTCTCTGCTCAACCGGCATCTTTATCGCAGTACCCAGCCGGAGAAGTACGCTACGCTGTTTCTCGCCCACTACGATTCGAAGTCAGCCCTGCTGACCTACTCCAATGCCGGCCAGCTTCCGCCACTGGTGCTGGGAAGGGACGGAAGCGTACGACGCCTCGACCGCGGGGGCACCGTTGTAGGCCTGATGGACGGGATGCGCTATGAGGAAGATCGTTTCCAGATGCGTCCGGGAGACATCCTCGTTGGATATTCCGACGGTGTGACGGAGCCGGAAAACGACTTTGGCGAGTTTGGGGAAGAACGCATGATTGAAGTGATCCGGCGCTACCGCGACGAGCCGCTGCATGTGATCTCAAGCCAGGTCATGCAGGCGCTCGATGCCTGGATCGGTGCCGAGGAACAGCCCGACGACATCACCCTGGTACTGGCGCGGCAGGTATAG